A single Ammospiza caudacuta isolate bAmmCau1 chromosome 6, bAmmCau1.pri, whole genome shotgun sequence DNA region contains:
- the RCN1 gene encoding reticulocalbin-1 isoform X1, protein MAGGGALRALPALLLVAAGALGKPTARQERARAGAAQHEDLPGFQYDHEAFLGKEEARSFDQLSPEESRERLGKIVDRIDDDKDGYITTEELKTWIKRVQKRYIYENVAKVWKDYDLNKDDKIAWEEYKQATYGYYLENPEEFQDATDQHSFKKMLPRDERRFKAADLDGDLAATHEEFTAFLHPEEFEHMKNIVVLETLEDIDKNEDGFVDQDEYIADMFANEEGGPEPDWVITEREQFSDFRDLNKDGKMDKDEIQHWILPQDYDHALAEARHLVYESDVDKDQKLTKEEVLDNWNMFVGSQATNYGEDLTRNHDEL, encoded by the exons ATGGCGGGCGGCGGGGCGCTGAGGGCATTGCCCGCGCTGCTGCTGGTGGCGGCGGGCGCGCTGGGCAAGCCCACGGCGCGGCAGGAGCGGGCCCGGGCCGGAGCCGCGCAGCACGAGGACCTGCCCGGCTTCCAGTACGACCACGAGGCCTTCCTGGGCAAGGAGGAGGCGCGGAGCTTCGACCAGCTCAGCCCGGAGGAGAGCCGGGAGCGCCTGGG GAAGATTGTGGACAGAATAGATGATGACAAAGATGGCTATATCACAACAGAGGAGTTAAAAACCTGGATTAAACGAGTGCAGAAACGCTACATCTATGAAAATGTGGCCAAAGTTTGGAAAGATTATGATCTAAACAAGGATGATAAAATTGCCTGGGAAGAATACAAGCAAGCTACATATGGTTATTATCTAG AAAATCCAGAAGAATTCCAAGATGCAACTGATCAGCACAGTTTTAAGAAAATGCTGCCCAGAGATGAAAGACGATTCAAAGCTGCAGACCTGGATGGAGACTTGGCTGCCACTCATGAGGAGTTCACTGCTTTCCTGCACCCAGAGGAGTTTGAGCACATGAAAAACATTGTTGTCTTA GAAACCTTAGAAGACATAGACAAAAACGAGGATGGTTTTGTGGATCAAGATGAATACATTG CTGATATGTTTGCAAATGAGGAGGGTGGACCAGAGCCCGACTGGGTGATTACAGAGCGTGAGCAGTTCTCAGATTTCCGTGATCTCAACAAGGATGGAAAGATGGACAAAGATGAGATCCAGCACTGGATCCTCCCCCAGGACTATGACCATGCACTAGCTGAAGCCAGGCACTTAGTCTATGAATCTGATGTAGACAAG GATCAAAAACTAACAAAAGAGGAAGTTCTAGACAACTGGAACATGTTTGTTGGAAGTCAAGCTACCAATTATGGGGAGGACCTCACGAGAAACCATGATGAGCTATGA
- the RCN1 gene encoding reticulocalbin-1 isoform X2 — translation MPLRQEAQPKKKKARKIVDRIDDDKDGYITTEELKTWIKRVQKRYIYENVAKVWKDYDLNKDDKIAWEEYKQATYGYYLENPEEFQDATDQHSFKKMLPRDERRFKAADLDGDLAATHEEFTAFLHPEEFEHMKNIVVLETLEDIDKNEDGFVDQDEYIADMFANEEGGPEPDWVITEREQFSDFRDLNKDGKMDKDEIQHWILPQDYDHALAEARHLVYESDVDKDQKLTKEEVLDNWNMFVGSQATNYGEDLTRNHDEL, via the exons ATGCCCCTAAGACAGGAGGCACAAcctaagaaaaagaaagccag GAAGATTGTGGACAGAATAGATGATGACAAAGATGGCTATATCACAACAGAGGAGTTAAAAACCTGGATTAAACGAGTGCAGAAACGCTACATCTATGAAAATGTGGCCAAAGTTTGGAAAGATTATGATCTAAACAAGGATGATAAAATTGCCTGGGAAGAATACAAGCAAGCTACATATGGTTATTATCTAG AAAATCCAGAAGAATTCCAAGATGCAACTGATCAGCACAGTTTTAAGAAAATGCTGCCCAGAGATGAAAGACGATTCAAAGCTGCAGACCTGGATGGAGACTTGGCTGCCACTCATGAGGAGTTCACTGCTTTCCTGCACCCAGAGGAGTTTGAGCACATGAAAAACATTGTTGTCTTA GAAACCTTAGAAGACATAGACAAAAACGAGGATGGTTTTGTGGATCAAGATGAATACATTG CTGATATGTTTGCAAATGAGGAGGGTGGACCAGAGCCCGACTGGGTGATTACAGAGCGTGAGCAGTTCTCAGATTTCCGTGATCTCAACAAGGATGGAAAGATGGACAAAGATGAGATCCAGCACTGGATCCTCCCCCAGGACTATGACCATGCACTAGCTGAAGCCAGGCACTTAGTCTATGAATCTGATGTAGACAAG GATCAAAAACTAACAAAAGAGGAAGTTCTAGACAACTGGAACATGTTTGTTGGAAGTCAAGCTACCAATTATGGGGAGGACCTCACGAGAAACCATGATGAGCTATGA